Proteins encoded in a region of the Pseudomonas denitrificans (nom. rej.) genome:
- a CDS encoding quinone oxidoreductase family protein: MKALQFDRTGDLAALSFTEIADPVPAADEVLVEIHAAGLNPSDVKNVLGRFPYTTLPRVPGRDFAGTVVKGPDELLGKSVWGTGRGLGFSRNGSHAQLMSVPVGGVALMPERMSFAQAASCGVPFTTAWDALERSQVGAGTRLLVIGSGAVGAAAISLAKARGAQVLGAVRRAESQVELKAQDVPSILLGSADTLAAQVEEHFPGGAEVIFDTTGFWLPAAVSALATFGRIAIIAAPVDGHVQLPALALYRRGGSVVGVNSLLYDTVACAAMLRQFGQWFDDGRLPLPTGLREVPLSEGVQRYHEINEGSSEKIILVP, from the coding sequence ATGAAAGCCCTGCAATTCGACCGCACCGGCGACCTCGCCGCCCTGAGCTTCACCGAGATCGCCGACCCGGTTCCCGCCGCCGATGAAGTGCTGGTGGAAATCCACGCCGCCGGCCTGAACCCCAGCGATGTGAAGAACGTCCTCGGCCGCTTCCCCTACACCACCCTGCCCCGCGTGCCCGGCCGTGACTTCGCCGGCACCGTGGTGAAAGGCCCGGACGAGCTGCTGGGCAAATCCGTCTGGGGCACCGGCCGGGGGCTGGGCTTCAGCCGCAACGGCAGCCACGCCCAGCTGATGAGCGTGCCGGTCGGCGGCGTGGCGCTGATGCCCGAGCGCATGAGCTTCGCCCAGGCCGCCAGCTGCGGCGTGCCCTTCACCACCGCCTGGGACGCGCTGGAGCGCAGCCAGGTCGGCGCCGGCACCCGCCTGCTGGTGATCGGTTCCGGCGCCGTCGGCGCGGCGGCCATTTCCCTGGCCAAGGCCCGCGGCGCCCAGGTGCTGGGCGCGGTGCGTCGCGCCGAATCGCAGGTGGAGCTGAAGGCTCAGGACGTACCGAGCATCCTGCTGGGCTCGGCGGACACCCTGGCGGCGCAGGTGGAAGAACACTTCCCCGGCGGCGCCGAGGTGATCTTCGACACCACCGGCTTCTGGCTGCCGGCGGCGGTCTCCGCCCTGGCCACCTTCGGCCGCATCGCCATCATCGCCGCGCCGGTGGACGGCCACGTGCAGCTGCCGGCCCTGGCACTGTATCGCCGGGGCGGTTCGGTGGTGGGGGTGAATTCGCTGCTGTATGACACGGTCGCCTGCGCCGCGATGCTGCGCCAGTTCGGCCAGTGGTTCGACGACGGCAGGCTGCCGCTGCCCACCGGCCTGCGCGAAGTGCCGCTGAGCGAGGGCGTGCAGCGTTATCACGAGATCAACGAAGGCAGCAGCGAGAAGATCATTCTCGTACCCTGA
- a CDS encoding MliC family protein — MKKALWLLAAAVPVLLVACGGEEKKAPQVDALVLPGDAKLDSRSVSYKCEDGRKISVQYLNKGDNSLAVVPVTDASSLVFANVISASGAKYAAGQYIWWTKGEDATLYKDWKGGEPADGVACKES; from the coding sequence ATGAAAAAAGCACTTTGGCTGCTCGCGGCCGCCGTGCCGGTCCTCCTCGTCGCCTGCGGCGGTGAAGAGAAGAAAGCACCCCAGGTCGACGCGCTGGTCCTGCCCGGCGACGCCAAGCTGGATTCGCGCAGCGTTTCGTACAAGTGCGAGGACGGCCGCAAGATCAGCGTGCAGTACCTGAACAAGGGCGACAATAGCCTGGCCGTGGTGCCGGTGACCGACGCCTCCAGCCTGGTCTTCGCCAACGTCATCTCCGCCTCCGGCGCCAAGTACGCCGCCGGCCAGTACATCTGGTGGACCAAGGGTGAAGACGCCACCCTGTACAAGGACTGGAAAGGCGGCGAGCCCGCCGACGGCGTAGCCTGCAAGGAGAGCTGA
- a CDS encoding lactate permease LctP family transporter, protein MQTWQQLYTPLGSLGLSALAALVPIIFFFLALAVFRLKGHVAGAITLVLSLLIAISVYHMPVDKALASAVYGFFYGLWPIAWIIVAAVFLYKLTVKSGQFEIIRSSVLSITVDQRLQVVLIGFSFGAFLEGAAGFGAPVAITAALLVGLGFNPLYAAGLCLIANTAPVAFGALGIPIIVAGQVSGVDAFKIGAMAGRQLPILSVIVPFWLVAMMDGWRGIRETWPALLVAGGTFAISQFLTSNFIGPELPDITSALLSMVCLTLFLRVWQPANVRETEFSSINADGTATLGAVGDGSGLQRRESQYSFGQIFKAWSPFLILTVLVTIWTMKPFKAMFLPGGALENWVAVIAVPYLDQLVLKAAPIVANPTPMPAIYKFDLVSASGTAIFLAALISMAILRIGVKSGAATFGETLKELKWPVLTIGMVLAFAFVTNYSGMSTTLALVLAGTGAAFPFFSPFLGWLGVFLTGSDTSSNALFGSLQATTAHQLGVSDTLLVAANTTGGVTGKMISPQSIAVACAATGMVGRESDLFRFTVKHSLIFAAFIGLITLAQAYVFTGMLVH, encoded by the coding sequence ATGCAAACCTGGCAGCAGCTCTATACCCCGCTCGGCAGCCTCGGCCTCTCGGCCCTGGCGGCCCTCGTGCCGATCATTTTCTTCTTCCTCGCCCTGGCGGTGTTCCGCCTCAAGGGCCACGTCGCCGGCGCCATCACCCTGGTGCTCTCGCTGCTGATCGCCATCAGCGTCTACCACATGCCGGTGGACAAGGCGCTGGCCTCGGCGGTCTACGGTTTCTTCTACGGACTCTGGCCGATCGCCTGGATCATCGTGGCGGCGGTGTTCCTCTACAAGCTGACGGTGAAGAGCGGGCAGTTCGAGATCATCCGCAGCTCGGTGCTGTCGATCACCGTCGACCAGCGCCTGCAGGTGGTGCTGATCGGCTTCTCCTTCGGCGCCTTCCTCGAGGGCGCGGCGGGCTTCGGTGCGCCGGTGGCGATCACCGCGGCGCTGCTGGTCGGCCTGGGCTTCAACCCGCTGTATGCGGCCGGCCTGTGCCTGATCGCCAACACGGCGCCGGTGGCCTTCGGCGCGCTGGGCATCCCGATCATCGTCGCCGGGCAGGTGTCGGGCGTGGATGCCTTCAAGATCGGCGCCATGGCCGGTCGGCAGCTACCGATCCTGTCGGTAATCGTGCCCTTCTGGCTGGTGGCGATGATGGACGGCTGGCGCGGCATCCGCGAGACCTGGCCAGCGCTGCTGGTGGCCGGCGGCACCTTCGCCATCAGCCAGTTCCTCACCTCCAACTTCATCGGCCCGGAGCTGCCGGACATCACCTCGGCGCTGCTGAGCATGGTCTGCCTGACCCTGTTCCTGCGCGTGTGGCAGCCGGCAAACGTGCGTGAGACGGAGTTCTCCAGCATCAACGCCGACGGCACGGCGACGCTGGGCGCAGTCGGTGACGGCAGCGGTCTGCAGCGCCGGGAATCGCAGTACAGCTTCGGGCAGATCTTCAAGGCCTGGTCACCGTTCCTGATCCTCACCGTGCTGGTGACCATCTGGACCATGAAGCCGTTCAAGGCGATGTTCCTGCCTGGCGGCGCGCTGGAGAACTGGGTGGCGGTGATCGCCGTGCCCTACCTCGACCAGCTTGTCCTGAAGGCTGCGCCTATTGTGGCCAACCCGACGCCGATGCCGGCGATCTACAAGTTCGACCTGGTGTCGGCCAGCGGCACGGCGATATTCCTCGCCGCGCTGATATCCATGGCGATCCTGCGCATCGGCGTGAAGAGCGGCGCGGCGACCTTCGGCGAGACGCTGAAGGAGCTGAAGTGGCCCGTGCTGACCATCGGTATGGTGCTGGCCTTCGCCTTCGTCACCAACTACTCGGGGATGTCCACGACCCTGGCGCTGGTGCTGGCGGGCACCGGTGCGGCCTTCCCGTTCTTCTCGCCTTTCCTCGGCTGGCTGGGGGTGTTCCTGACCGGCTCGGACACTTCGTCCAACGCCCTGTTCGGCTCACTGCAGGCCACCACCGCACACCAGCTCGGGGTCAGCGACACGCTGCTGGTTGCGGCCAACACCACTGGCGGGGTGACCGGCAAGATGATCTCGCCGCAATCCATCGCTGTAGCCTGCGCGGCCACCGGGATGGTCGGGCGCGAGTCGGACCTGTTCCGCTTCACGGTCAAGCACAGCCTGATCTTCGCCGCGTTCATCGGCCTGATCACCCTGGCGCAGGCCTATGTGTTCACGGGGATGCTGGTGCACTGA
- a CDS encoding nucleoside-binding protein, with protein MAQADDDDRFFEWTSNTLGFRYGKGFTTPNNPHDISKRIFSFSHADGYRYGSNFFHLDVLQSDSDDPRKGTDSGSSEVYGVFRSQLYASRVFDLPQGKGLVKDHAFTFGFDASRNNNLGSAKKRALVFGPTIKFNGPGVLDLSLFYYREKNHSGIPNVKHPDHTFDTTYMVNLTWLRPFQLGDHGAKFQGFLNYTGEKGEDYNDNDTAPETLVRTSLMFATLPGTKRQPNLWLGVGYEYWHNKFGVDGGRGTRTSTPTVNVEFTF; from the coding sequence ATGGCGCAGGCCGATGACGATGATCGCTTCTTCGAGTGGACCAGCAACACGCTGGGCTTCCGCTATGGCAAGGGCTTCACCACCCCGAACAACCCGCACGACATCAGCAAGCGCATCTTCAGCTTCAGCCATGCCGACGGTTACCGCTACGGCAGCAACTTCTTCCACCTCGACGTGCTGCAGTCCGACAGCGATGACCCGCGCAAAGGCACCGACAGCGGCAGCAGCGAGGTCTATGGGGTATTCCGCAGCCAGCTGTACGCCTCGCGGGTGTTCGACCTGCCGCAGGGCAAGGGTCTGGTGAAGGACCACGCCTTCACCTTCGGCTTCGACGCCAGCCGCAACAACAACCTCGGCTCGGCGAAAAAGCGCGCACTGGTGTTCGGCCCCACCATCAAGTTCAACGGGCCCGGTGTGCTGGACCTCTCGCTGTTCTACTACCGCGAGAAGAACCACTCCGGCATCCCCAACGTGAAGCACCCGGACCACACCTTCGACACCACCTACATGGTCAACCTGACCTGGCTGCGGCCGTTCCAGCTGGGTGACCACGGGGCAAAGTTCCAGGGCTTCCTGAACTACACCGGGGAAAAGGGCGAGGACTACAACGACAACGACACCGCACCGGAAACGCTGGTGCGCACCTCGCTGATGTTCGCCACCCTGCCCGGCACCAAGCGTCAGCCGAACCTGTGGCTGGGCGTGGGCTACGAGTACTGGCACAACAAGTTCGGCGTGGACGGCGGACGCGGCACCCGCACCTCGACGCCGACGGTGAACGTCGAATTCACCTTCTGA
- a CDS encoding DUF1427 family protein, which translates to MNYLISLAIGICVGLAYHFLDFRSPAPPLVALVGLLGMQIGENALPLLTRWFP; encoded by the coding sequence ATGAACTACCTGATATCCCTGGCCATCGGCATCTGCGTCGGCCTCGCCTACCACTTCCTCGACTTCCGTTCACCGGCGCCGCCGCTGGTGGCGCTGGTCGGCCTGCTGGGCATGCAGATCGGCGAGAACGCCCTGCCGCTGTTGACCCGCTGGTTCCCCTGA
- a CDS encoding amino acid permease has protein sequence MTRETQHAGQLQRGLKNRHIQLIALGGAIGTGLFLGSAGVLKSAGPSMILGYAIAGFIAFLIMRQLGEMIVEEPVAGSFSHFAHKYWGGFAGFLSGWNCWVLYILVGMSELTAVGKYIHYWWPDVPTWATAALFFVVVNAINLFNVKAFGEAEFWFAIIKVAAIVGMIALGCYLLASGTGGEQAAVSNLWAHGGFFPHGISGLVMAMAIIMFSFGGLEMLGFTAAEADQPKKVIPKAINQVIYRILIFYIGALTVLLSLTPWDSLLQTLNASGDSYSGSPFVQIFSMIGSSTAAHVLNFVVLTAALSVYNSGTYCNGRMLVGLAEQGDAPRVLAKVDSRGVPVRSLMVSAAVTFLAVLVNYLVPARALELLMSLVVAALVINWAMISLAHLKFRARMDADGRRTAFRAVAYPAANWLCLGFVVFILGVMLLTPGIQVSVYAIPVWLLVMYGCYRLKRQGAVRGEVRTALAD, from the coding sequence ATGACGCGTGAAACTCAACACGCAGGCCAGCTCCAGCGCGGCCTGAAGAATCGCCATATCCAGCTGATCGCCCTCGGCGGCGCCATCGGTACCGGGCTGTTCCTCGGCTCGGCCGGGGTGCTCAAGTCCGCCGGCCCGTCGATGATCCTCGGCTACGCCATCGCCGGTTTCATCGCCTTCCTGATCATGCGCCAGCTCGGCGAGATGATCGTCGAAGAGCCCGTCGCCGGCTCCTTCAGCCACTTCGCACACAAGTACTGGGGCGGCTTCGCCGGCTTCCTCTCGGGCTGGAACTGCTGGGTGCTGTACATCCTGGTGGGCATGTCGGAACTCACCGCGGTAGGCAAGTACATCCACTACTGGTGGCCGGACGTGCCGACCTGGGCCACCGCCGCGCTGTTCTTCGTCGTGGTCAACGCCATCAATTTGTTCAACGTGAAGGCCTTCGGCGAGGCGGAGTTCTGGTTCGCCATCATCAAGGTCGCCGCCATCGTCGGCATGATCGCCCTGGGCTGCTACCTGCTGGCCAGCGGCACCGGCGGTGAGCAGGCGGCAGTGAGCAACCTGTGGGCCCATGGCGGCTTCTTCCCCCACGGTATCAGCGGGCTGGTGATGGCCATGGCGATCATCATGTTTTCCTTCGGCGGGCTGGAGATGCTCGGCTTCACCGCCGCCGAGGCCGACCAGCCGAAGAAGGTGATCCCCAAGGCGATCAACCAGGTGATCTACCGCATCCTGATCTTCTACATCGGTGCGCTGACCGTGCTGCTCTCGCTGACGCCGTGGGACAGCCTGCTGCAGACCCTGAATGCTTCCGGCGACTCCTACAGCGGCAGCCCCTTCGTGCAGATCTTCTCGATGATCGGCAGCAGCACCGCCGCCCACGTCCTCAACTTCGTGGTGCTCACCGCCGCGCTGTCGGTCTACAACAGTGGCACCTACTGCAACGGCCGCATGCTGGTGGGCCTGGCGGAGCAGGGCGATGCGCCGCGTGTGCTGGCCAAGGTGGACAGCCGCGGCGTGCCGGTGCGCTCGCTGATGGTCTCGGCGGCGGTGACCTTCCTCGCCGTGCTGGTGAACTACCTGGTCCCGGCCCGCGCGCTGGAGCTGCTGATGTCCCTGGTGGTCGCCGCGCTGGTGATCAACTGGGCGATGATCAGCCTGGCGCACCTGAAGTTCCGCGCGCGCATGGATGCCGACGGCAGGCGCACCGCCTTCCGCGCCGTGGCTTACCCGGCGGCCAACTGGCTGTGCCTGGGCTTCGTGGTGTTCATCCTCGGCGTCATGCTGCTCACTCCGGGCATCCAGGTGTCGGTCTATGCGATTCCGGTGTGGCTGCTGGTGATGTACGGCTGCTATCGCCTCAAGCGCCAGGGCGCGGTGCGTGGCGAGGTGCGGACGGCATTGGCGGACTGA
- a CDS encoding TenA family transcriptional regulator: MNDTFVRSGPLKELSSYPHWAQRLVQECETSRLSVVEHPLYTRMRDGQLSRQTMRAFLIGGWQVVEQFPLYMSHNLLKTRFGRSPGEDMARRWLMRNIRVELNHADYWVRWAEAYGVTLAELKAQLVPAELHALGHWCWHSCATEELALAMAATNYAIEGATGDWSALVCSTDTYERTLPAGTRKDAMRWLKMHARYDDDHPWEALEIICTLCGPQLAMPRCLALREAICKSYGYMRMFLDQCLALEQVQGDVRRGPMQIAG, translated from the coding sequence ATGAACGACACCTTTGTTCGCAGTGGGCCGCTCAAGGAGCTTTCCAGCTATCCGCACTGGGCCCAGCGCCTGGTGCAGGAATGTGAAACCAGCCGTCTGTCGGTGGTCGAGCACCCTCTCTACACGCGCATGCGTGACGGCCAGCTGAGCCGGCAGACCATGCGCGCCTTCCTGATCGGCGGCTGGCAGGTGGTGGAGCAGTTCCCCCTGTACATGTCCCACAACCTGCTCAAGACCCGATTCGGCCGCAGCCCCGGCGAAGACATGGCGCGCCGCTGGTTGATGCGCAATATCCGCGTCGAGCTGAACCACGCCGACTACTGGGTACGCTGGGCCGAGGCCTATGGCGTCACCCTGGCCGAGCTCAAGGCCCAGCTGGTACCCGCCGAACTCCACGCCCTCGGCCACTGGTGCTGGCACAGCTGCGCCACCGAGGAGCTGGCGCTGGCCATGGCCGCCACCAACTACGCCATCGAAGGCGCGACCGGCGACTGGTCGGCCCTGGTCTGCTCCACCGATACCTACGAGCGCACCCTGCCGGCCGGCACCCGCAAGGACGCCATGCGCTGGCTGAAGATGCACGCCCGCTACGATGACGATCATCCCTGGGAAGCCCTGGAGATCATCTGCACTCTCTGCGGCCCGCAGCTCGCCATGCCGCGCTGCCTGGCGCTACGTGAAGCGATCTGCAAGAGCTACGGCTACATGCGCATGTTCCTCGACCAGTGCCTGGCGCTGGAGCAGGTGCAGGGCGATGTGCGGCGGGGGCCGATGCAGATAGCCGGCTGA
- the arfB gene encoding alternative ribosome rescue aminoacyl-tRNA hydrolase ArfB, with protein MLQISNTVQIPDAEIELNAIRAQGAGGQNVNKVSSAVHLRFDVRASSLPEFYKERLLALSDQRITSDGVVVIKAQQYRTQEQNREDALNRLAELIRSVAKVEKKRRPTKPTLGSKTRRLEGKSKRGAIKAGRGKVDF; from the coding sequence ATGCTGCAAATTTCCAACACCGTGCAGATCCCCGATGCCGAGATCGAGCTGAACGCCATCCGCGCCCAGGGCGCTGGCGGGCAGAACGTCAACAAGGTGTCCAGCGCCGTGCACCTGCGCTTCGATGTGCGTGCCTCATCCCTGCCTGAGTTCTACAAGGAACGCCTGCTGGCCCTGAGCGACCAGCGCATCACCAGCGACGGCGTCGTGGTGATCAAGGCGCAGCAGTACCGCACCCAGGAGCAGAACCGCGAAGATGCGCTGAACCGCTTGGCGGAGCTGATCCGCAGCGTGGCGAAAGTGGAGAAGAAGCGCCGCCCGACCAAGCCGACGCTGGGCTCGAAGACGCGCCGGCTGGAAGGCAAGAGCAAGCGCGGGGCGATCAAGGCGGGGCGGGGGAAGGTGGATTTCTGA
- the maiA gene encoding maleylacetoacetate isomerase, whose protein sequence is MLTLYSYWRSSAAYRVRIALGLKGLAYRQVPVHLVKDGGQQHAADYQSLNPQELVPLLVDGDARIAQSLAILEYLDETHPQPGLLPRDALQRAQVRALSLHIACDIHPLNNLRVLQYLSGPLGVADEAKSAWIRHWVETGLRAVEKGVAHWTGPLSLGERPGYFEACLIPQLYNARRFDCDLSGCPRLLAIAARCESLEAFQQAAPEVQPDAQ, encoded by the coding sequence ATGCTCACCCTGTATTCCTACTGGCGCTCCAGCGCCGCCTACCGCGTGCGCATCGCCCTCGGGCTCAAGGGCCTGGCCTACCGCCAGGTCCCGGTGCACCTGGTGAAGGACGGCGGGCAACAGCACGCCGCCGACTACCAGTCGCTCAACCCGCAGGAGCTGGTGCCGCTGCTGGTGGACGGCGACGCGCGCATTGCCCAGTCCCTGGCCATCCTCGAATACCTCGACGAAACCCATCCACAACCCGGCCTGCTGCCGCGCGATGCGCTGCAACGCGCGCAGGTCCGCGCGCTGTCCCTGCACATCGCCTGCGACATCCATCCGCTGAACAACCTGCGGGTGCTGCAGTACCTCAGCGGACCGCTGGGTGTGGCGGACGAGGCGAAAAGCGCCTGGATTCGCCACTGGGTCGAGACCGGCCTGCGCGCGGTGGAAAAGGGCGTCGCCCACTGGACCGGCCCGCTGTCCCTGGGCGAGCGCCCCGGCTACTTCGAGGCCTGCCTGATTCCCCAGTTGTACAACGCCCGCCGCTTCGACTGCGACCTCTCCGGTTGCCCGCGCCTGCTCGCCATCGCCGCGCGCTGCGAATCCCTCGAAGCCTTCCAGCAGGCCGCCCCGGAGGTGCAGCCCGACGCTCAGTAA
- the hppD gene encoding 4-hydroxyphenylpyruvate dioxygenase, whose protein sequence is MNAVTKIEQHNPIGTDGFEFVEFTAPDAQGIQQLRQLFTGMGFTETAKHRSKEVFLFQQNDINIVLNGSPTGHVHEFAKKHGPSACAMAFRVKNAAQAAAYVESQGAKLVGSHANFGELNIPCVEGIGGSLLYLVDRYGDKSIYDVDFEFIEGRTANDNAVGLLCIDHLTHNVKRGQMDVWSGFYERIANFREIRYFDIEGKLTGLLSRAMTAPCGKIRIPINESADDKSQIEEFIREYHGEGIQHIALTTEDIYATVRQLRANGVEFMSTPDTYYAKVDTRVDGHGEPLEQLRELNILIDGAPGDDGILLQIFTNTVIGPIFFEIIQRKGNQGFGEGNFKALFESIEEDQIRRGVISEQ, encoded by the coding sequence ATGAACGCCGTGACCAAGATCGAACAACACAATCCCATCGGCACCGACGGCTTCGAGTTCGTCGAATTCACCGCCCCCGACGCCCAGGGCATCCAGCAGCTGCGCCAGCTGTTCACCGGCATGGGCTTCACCGAGACCGCCAAGCACCGCTCCAAGGAAGTCTTCCTGTTCCAGCAGAACGACATCAACATCGTGCTCAACGGCAGCCCCACCGGCCACGTCCACGAGTTCGCCAAGAAGCACGGGCCGAGTGCCTGCGCCATGGCCTTCCGGGTGAAGAACGCAGCGCAGGCCGCCGCCTACGTCGAATCCCAGGGCGCGAAACTGGTGGGCAGCCACGCCAACTTCGGCGAGCTGAACATCCCCTGCGTCGAGGGCATCGGCGGTTCGCTGCTGTATCTCGTCGACCGTTATGGCGACAAGAGCATCTATGACGTCGACTTCGAGTTCATCGAAGGCCGCACCGCCAACGACAACGCCGTCGGCCTGCTGTGCATCGACCACCTGACCCACAACGTCAAGCGCGGCCAGATGGACGTCTGGTCCGGCTTCTACGAGCGCATCGCCAACTTCCGCGAAATCCGCTACTTCGACATCGAAGGCAAGCTCACCGGCCTGCTGTCCCGCGCCATGACCGCGCCTTGCGGCAAGATCCGCATCCCGATCAACGAGTCGGCGGACGACAAGTCGCAGATCGAGGAATTCATCCGCGAATACCACGGCGAAGGCATCCAGCACATCGCCCTGACCACCGAGGACATCTACGCCACCGTGCGCCAGCTGCGCGCCAACGGCGTGGAATTCATGAGCACCCCGGACACCTACTACGCCAAGGTCGACACCCGCGTCGACGGCCACGGCGAGCCGCTGGAGCAACTGCGCGAGCTGAACATCCTCATCGACGGCGCGCCGGGCGACGACGGCATCCTGCTGCAGATCTTCACCAACACGGTGATCGGCCCGATCTTCTTCGAGATCATCCAGCGCAAGGGCAACCAGGGCTTCGGCGAGGGCAACTTCAAGGCCCTGTTCGAATCCATCGAGGAAGACCAGATTCGTCGTGGCGTGATCTCCGAACAGTAA